In the Paenibacillus pabuli genome, one interval contains:
- the mglC gene encoding galactose/methyl galactoside ABC transporter permease MglC has product MNTQVINQVKQYITQRAIFIVLILLVIGIAIADPNFLAFSTLRDILQQSSTRAIIALGAAFILVTGGVDLSAGRVVGLTAVVSASMLQIDEYANRFFPDLPHLWVGLPIIIGIVAGLIVGLVNGIIVAKLHVPPFIATLGTMVAVYGLNSIYFDTEPNQSQPIGGLRPDFTVIGSGYIDLGGGYSIPYIVLIAIAVALICWVVFNKTRLGKNMYAIGGNIQAAHVSGIHVARNLIALYAIAGALYGLGGVLEAARTGGATNNYGNMYELDAIAACVVGGVSTAGGIGTVPGVMAGVLIFGVINYGLTFIGVSPYWQLIIKGLIIVAAVAFDIRKYMAKK; this is encoded by the coding sequence ATGAACACGCAAGTCATCAATCAGGTGAAACAGTATATAACGCAGCGCGCCATTTTTATCGTACTTATTCTGCTTGTCATTGGCATTGCCATTGCGGACCCGAACTTCCTTGCTTTCTCTACATTAAGGGATATTTTACAGCAATCCTCCACAAGGGCCATTATCGCACTTGGGGCAGCCTTCATTCTTGTCACTGGCGGGGTCGACCTGTCTGCGGGCCGGGTGGTAGGCCTGACCGCTGTGGTATCCGCATCCATGCTGCAAATTGACGAATATGCCAATCGGTTCTTCCCAGATCTGCCTCATTTATGGGTGGGGCTGCCCATTATAATTGGGATTGTTGCCGGTCTGATTGTCGGATTGGTCAATGGGATTATTGTCGCCAAACTGCATGTACCTCCATTTATCGCGACACTGGGAACGATGGTGGCTGTATATGGTTTGAACTCGATTTATTTTGATACAGAACCCAACCAGTCACAGCCGATTGGAGGACTAAGACCAGACTTCACGGTTATCGGATCAGGTTATATTGATCTGGGTGGCGGCTACTCAATCCCTTATATTGTACTGATTGCGATCGCAGTAGCGTTAATCTGTTGGGTCGTTTTCAACAAAACCCGTCTGGGCAAAAATATGTACGCCATCGGTGGTAACATTCAGGCCGCGCATGTGTCGGGAATTCACGTTGCACGTAATTTAATCGCCCTGTATGCCATTGCGGGAGCCTTGTATGGGCTGGGTGGTGTGCTGGAGGCAGCGCGCACAGGCGGGGCGACAAATAACTACGGCAACATGTATGAGCTGGACGCTATTGCGGCGTGTGTCGTTGGCGGCGTTTCAACAGCTGGAGGCATCGGGACGGTGCCCGGCGTAATGGCAGGTGTGCTCATCTTCGGCGTTATCAATTACGGCCTTACCTTTATCGGTGTTAGTCCCTATTGGCAGCTGATTATTAAAGGATTGATTATTGTCGCGGCCGTTGCCT
- a CDS encoding sugar ABC transporter ATP-binding protein: MASPYLLEMDGISKGFPGVQALSQVTLKVKPGTVHALMGENGAGKSTLMKCLFGMYRPDEGTIRMDGKEVDIPNSKAALKHGISMIHQELNPVPHRPVMENIWLGRFPMRGLLVDEKKMYADTLALFKDLNLDIDPKAQAGTLSVSKIQSMEIAKAVSFQSKVIVMDEPTSSLTGKEVEQLFAIINELRSRGVSIIYISHKMEEILTISDEVTIMRDGFVVGTWDAADLTTDLIITRMVGRDLDERFPERTNVPGEVILKAEGLTSSQSHSFRDITFELRKGEVLGIGGLVGAQRTELIESLFGLRGLASGTISIHGRKVKINSPAAAKRHNMALLTEERRVTGIFPVLSVYENTIIASLGRYRNRIGLLDEKKGREEAREQTQKFRTKTPSVNTLIRNLSGGNQQKVLLARWLLTSPEILLLDEPTRGIDVGAKFEIYTIITELARQGKSIIMISSEMPELLGMSDRIMVMSEGRLTGIVDGAEATEQDIMRLAAQQRMA; the protein is encoded by the coding sequence ATGGCATCACCTTATCTGCTGGAGATGGACGGGATTTCGAAGGGGTTTCCGGGTGTGCAGGCACTTAGTCAGGTAACGCTGAAGGTTAAGCCCGGAACGGTCCACGCCCTGATGGGAGAGAATGGAGCAGGCAAATCGACACTGATGAAATGTTTGTTCGGCATGTACCGACCGGACGAAGGAACGATTCGAATGGATGGAAAAGAAGTGGACATTCCAAATTCCAAAGCAGCGCTGAAGCACGGCATATCCATGATTCATCAAGAGCTGAACCCGGTGCCTCATCGACCGGTGATGGAGAATATATGGCTGGGACGTTTTCCGATGAGAGGGTTACTGGTCGACGAGAAGAAGATGTATGCCGATACCTTGGCCTTGTTTAAAGATCTGAATCTGGACATCGACCCGAAGGCACAGGCAGGAACGTTATCCGTATCCAAAATTCAATCCATGGAAATCGCCAAAGCGGTCTCTTTTCAATCCAAAGTCATTGTTATGGATGAGCCGACCTCTTCCCTGACGGGCAAGGAAGTGGAGCAGCTGTTCGCCATCATTAACGAGCTTCGCAGCCGCGGCGTGTCCATTATATACATCTCGCACAAAATGGAGGAAATCCTCACGATTTCGGACGAAGTCACCATTATGCGTGACGGGTTCGTGGTCGGGACCTGGGACGCCGCTGATCTGACTACCGATCTAATCATCACCCGTATGGTTGGACGGGATCTGGATGAACGTTTTCCGGAACGGACCAACGTTCCTGGCGAAGTGATTTTGAAGGCCGAAGGGTTAACATCAAGTCAGTCCCACTCGTTCAGAGATATCACGTTTGAGCTTCGAAAAGGCGAGGTGCTCGGCATTGGCGGCCTCGTTGGAGCGCAGCGGACGGAACTGATCGAGTCCTTGTTTGGGCTGCGCGGTCTCGCTTCGGGTACGATCTCGATTCATGGGCGCAAGGTGAAGATCAACTCACCCGCCGCGGCGAAACGTCATAACATGGCGCTATTGACCGAGGAACGGAGGGTTACGGGCATATTTCCGGTGTTGTCCGTGTATGAAAATACGATTATTGCGAGTCTGGGAAGGTACCGAAATAGAATTGGGCTGCTGGATGAGAAAAAGGGACGCGAAGAGGCGCGGGAGCAAACCCAGAAGTTCAGAACCAAAACGCCTTCCGTTAACACGCTGATTCGCAACCTGTCTGGTGGCAATCAGCAGAAAGTGCTTTTGGCACGGTGGCTATTAACCAGTCCGGAAATTCTGCTGCTTGATGAACCGACACGGGGCATTGATGTGGGAGCCAAGTTTGAAATCTACACCATTATTACGGAACTGGCTCGTCAGGGCAAAAGCATAATTATGATCAGCTCGGAGATGCCTGAACTGCTTGGGATGTCCGATCGGATCATGGTGATGAGCGAAGGAAGGCTGACCGGCATTGTAGACGGAGCCGAGGCCACAGAGCAGGATATTATGAGGCTGGCCGCTCAGCAGCGGATGGCTTAG